In the genome of Candidatus Dormiibacterota bacterium, the window AGATGTGGACAGGCTCTCCGGCGAAAGCCCGCAGGATTTTGCTGCACGCGGCCGACCTGATCGAGTCGACCGATCCAGCGAGTGCGACGCTCATGCTGGTTGACGCTGCGACGACGGCCATCCAGGAAGGGGACGTGGAGGGAGACTTCGAGGCCAGCGCGACGGGTGCCCTGCACGTGGCGGAGCGGGCCTACCGCGTCGGCCTGCGAGCCGGCGGCCAGCCCGCGGCGGCGGCGGCGGGCGCCTACGGCAAAGCCCTGTTCGCCTTCCGGCGCCCGGAGGACGCCCACCGGCTCATCGTCCAGTCGCTCGACGCGATCGACGAGCGCGAGTCACTCCAGCTGGCTGTCCAGCTGATCAACTCCGCCGCCATGTTCATGTACTTCGAGGAGTTCGACCGAATGCGGGCTCCGCTCGAGCGCCTGATCGCGGCCGCGCGAGCGGCGAGCGCACCGGGTGCCCTACCCTACGCGCTCGGTCACCTCTCCGAGCTCGACTTCCGCACCGGACGGTGGCCCCAGGCTTATGCCGATGCCTCGGAGGCGGTCGCCCTGGCGAGCGAGCTGGACCATCGCTTCTCTCTCATCTATGCGCTCGCCTGCCTCTCCTGGATCGAGGCGGGGCGTGGCCTCGAGGCGGACTGCCGCGCGCACGTCACAAGAATGATGAGCGTCTCGCCACACGCGAAGACGATCGTCGGTGGGTACAGTGCGCGCATCGCCGGGCTGCTGCACCTCGGGTACGGCCGCAACGAGGAAGCGATCAAGTACCTGGAGCCGCTTGCCCATGTGCTCCGCAGCAAGAAGCTCGCGGCGCCCTTCCTCTTCCAGGAGATGCCGGACCTGATCGAGGCGTACGTCCACACCGGCCGTCGCGCCCAGGCCGAGACCGCGCTCGCCGACTTCCAGGACCAGGTGAGAGGTTCCCCGGGGACGTGGGTCCTTGCTGCCACCGAGCGCTGTCGCGGGCTGCTGGCGGAAGACTTCGAACCGGCCTTCATCCGAGCGCTCGAGATCCACGATCGGACGACCATGCCGTTCGAGCGCGCCCGCACGGAGCTCTGCTACGGGGAGCGGCTACGACGCGCCAAGCAACGGAGCGAGGCCCGGACTCATCTTCATAGCGCGCTGGAAGCGTTCGAGAATACCGGTGCCGATCCCTGGGCCGAACGAGCGCGAAATGAATTACGGGCCAGCGGCGAGACGGTGCGCCGCCAACGGGCTGCCACGGACGACCTGACGCTGCAGGAACTGCAGGTTGCCCTGAAGGTTGCCGAGGGTGCAACAAACCGCGAGGCCGCCGCAACCCTGTTCATCAGCCCGAAGACCGTCGAGGCGCACCTGAGCCGGATCTACAGCAAGCTCGGCCTCCGGTCGAGGACCGAGCTTGCACATCGGTTTGCCACCACAGGCAGCCCAGAGCTCGCTGCCGTCGAGAGATAGGCGATTCGGTCAGGCGGTCTGGTAGGCGAGCCGGCCGCAGAGCCAGCACTTGTACTCCGACTGACCCTGCGCGTCGTGCTGATGCGTCGGCCTCAAGAATACCTTCGATTTCGGAAA includes:
- a CDS encoding AAA family ATPase, producing MLVGRGEELARIAALLEHARSGVSGALILRGEPGIGKSALLREALTPAKGMTILSATGIEAESELPFSGLSELLFPLLELLPEIPGPQADALAAALALGPPVAPDPFAVSAATLSMLAVAAERHPVLAIVDDAHWLDAASRDAVLFAVRRLHADRVAVLFAVREGEPVEFRPPGIPDLAVEGISAEASRELIARSAGKVVPDPVADRVHRSTRGNPLAILESLEVLSPGQLAGTEPLEEPLPTGPGVQRSFERRIARLPGDTRKALLVAAASQSGSVDEIRRACEGYGTKLEALDPAEVAGLTRNDGLRIQFRHPLMRAAVYHGATAPDRRSVHAALASVLTDPKSLVPRAWHLAAAAQGEDEEIAATLERAAVEARGRSGLAAASRAFERAARLTPDPERRAARLHEAGSDAYVGGESQRGIALLDEALELAGGISLRAAVAHSRARAEMWTGSPAKARRILLHAADLIESTDPASATLMLVDAATTAIQEGDVEGDFEASATGALHVAERAYRVGLRAGGQPAAAAAGAYGKALFAFRRPEDAHRLIVQSLDAIDERESLQLAVQLINSAAMFMYFEEFDRMRAPLERLIAAARAASAPGALPYALGHLSELDFRTGRWPQAYADASEAVALASELDHRFSLIYALACLSWIEAGRGLEADCRAHVTRMMSVSPHAKTIVGGYSARIAGLLHLGYGRNEEAIKYLEPLAHVLRSKKLAAPFLFQEMPDLIEAYVHTGRRAQAETALADFQDQVRGSPGTWVLAATERCRGLLAEDFEPAFIRALEIHDRTTMPFERARTELCYGERLRRAKQRSEARTHLHSALEAFENTGADPWAERARNELRASGETVRRQRAATDDLTLQELQVALKVAEGATNREAAATLFISPKTVEAHLSRIYSKLGLRSRTELAHRFATTGSPELAAVER